A window from Theropithecus gelada isolate Dixy chromosome 1, Tgel_1.0, whole genome shotgun sequence encodes these proteins:
- the BCAS2 gene encoding pre-mRNA-splicing factor SPF27 isoform X1 produces MAGTGLVAGEVVVDALPYFDQGYEAPGVREAAAALVEEETRRYRPTKNYLSYLTAPDYSAFETDIMRNEFERLAARQPIELLSMKRYELPAPSSGQKNDITAWQECVNNSMAQLEHQAVRIENLELMSQHGCNAWKVYNENLVHMIEHAQKELQKLRKHIQDLNWQRKNMQLTAGSKLREMESNWVSLVSKNYEIERTIVQLENEIYQIKQQHGEANKENIRQDF; encoded by the exons ATGGCGGGCACGGGTTTGGTGGCTGGAGAGGTTGTGGTGGATGCGCTGCCGTATTTTGATCAAGGTTATGAAGCCCCTGGTGTGCGGGAGGCG GCTGCAGCGCTGGTGGAGGAGGAAACTCGCAGATACCGACCTACTAAGAACTACCTGAGCTACCTAACAGCCCCGGATTATTCTGCCTTTGAA ACTGACATAATGAGAAATGAATTTGAAAGACTGGCTGCTCGACAACCAATTGAATTGCTCAGTATGAAACG ATATGAGCTTCCAGCCCCTTCCTCTGGTCAAAAAAATGACATTACTGCATGGCAAGAATGTGTAAACAATTCTATGGCCCAGTTAGAGCATCAAGCAGTTAGAATTGAGAATCTGGAACTAATGTCACAGCATGGATGTAATGCCTGGAAAGTATACAATGA aAATCTAGTTCATATGATTGAACACGCACAGAAAGAACTTCAGAAGTTAAG AAAACATATTCAAGATTTAAACTGGCAGAGAAAGAACATGCAGCTCACAGCTGGATCTAAATTGAGAGAAATGGAGTCAAA TTGGGTATCCCTGGTCAGTAAGAATTATGAGATTGAACGGACTATTGTTCAGCTAGAAAATGAAATCTATCAAATTAAGCAGCAACATGGAGAGGCAAACAAGGAAAACATCCGGCAAGACTTCTGA
- the BCAS2 gene encoding pre-mRNA-splicing factor SPF27 isoform X2, producing the protein MRCRILIKAAALVEEETRRYRPTKNYLSYLTAPDYSAFETDIMRNEFERLAARQPIELLSMKRYELPAPSSGQKNDITAWQECVNNSMAQLEHQAVRIENLELMSQHGCNAWKVYNENLVHMIEHAQKELQKLRKHIQDLNWQRKNMQLTAGSKLREMESNWVSLVSKNYEIERTIVQLENEIYQIKQQHGEANKENIRQDF; encoded by the exons ATGCGCTGCCGTATTTTGATCAAG GCTGCAGCGCTGGTGGAGGAGGAAACTCGCAGATACCGACCTACTAAGAACTACCTGAGCTACCTAACAGCCCCGGATTATTCTGCCTTTGAA ACTGACATAATGAGAAATGAATTTGAAAGACTGGCTGCTCGACAACCAATTGAATTGCTCAGTATGAAACG ATATGAGCTTCCAGCCCCTTCCTCTGGTCAAAAAAATGACATTACTGCATGGCAAGAATGTGTAAACAATTCTATGGCCCAGTTAGAGCATCAAGCAGTTAGAATTGAGAATCTGGAACTAATGTCACAGCATGGATGTAATGCCTGGAAAGTATACAATGA aAATCTAGTTCATATGATTGAACACGCACAGAAAGAACTTCAGAAGTTAAG AAAACATATTCAAGATTTAAACTGGCAGAGAAAGAACATGCAGCTCACAGCTGGATCTAAATTGAGAGAAATGGAGTCAAA TTGGGTATCCCTGGTCAGTAAGAATTATGAGATTGAACGGACTATTGTTCAGCTAGAAAATGAAATCTATCAAATTAAGCAGCAACATGGAGAGGCAAACAAGGAAAACATCCGGCAAGACTTCTGA